One segment of Micromonospora parathelypteridis DNA contains the following:
- the pcrA gene encoding DNA helicase PcrA, whose protein sequence is MHPLFDIPASPPAPESAPARPHRPGPAAARLDPQQLLAGLNGPQRDAVSHAGSPLLIVAGAGSGKTRVLTHRIAYLLAARDVHPGEIIAITFTNKAAGEMKERVAALVGPRARLMWVSTFHSACVRILRAEHEHAGLKSTFSIYDADDSRRLMQLVTRELDLDPKRYPARGLAAQVSNLKNELVDPEQFAARATGPNERALAEAYTLYQRRLREAHALDFDDLIMTTVHLLQSHPHVAESYRRRFRHVLVDEYQDTNHAQYTLIKELVSGTDGLDPAELCVVGDADQSIYAFRGATIRNILEFERDFTDARTILLEQNYRSTQTILNAANAVIDRNTSRKPKRLWSEAGAGERIVGYVADTEHAEADWVAREIDRLVDADETRPGDVAVFYRTNAQSRVFEEVFIRVGLPYKVVGGVRFYERKEVRDALAYLRSVVNDDDTVSLRRVLNTPRRGIGDRAEACVEALSSRDRISFGAALRRAREAPGISSRAANGIADFVALLDGARELSETGTPEEVLEALLTRSGYLTELEESLDPQDAGRVDNLQELVSVAREYTERIEALGEEGERATLAGFLEQVALVADADQIPSDDPDHQGVVTLMTLHTAKGLEFPVVFLTGLEDGVFPHLRSLGDTRELEEERRLAYVGITRARQRLYLSRAVTRSAWGQPSYNPPSRFLEELPSELVHWERTEGSYTSWAGGGGGVGGRADRAPGGRGTFTGGTPKAAQLAQRLGVDASRLTTASELPQGPKVSAGDRVNHQRYGLGRVLAVEGHGPGARAQIDFGDQTMWLVLRHAPVDKL, encoded by the coding sequence ATGCATCCTCTCTTCGACATTCCCGCGTCCCCGCCTGCGCCGGAGTCCGCGCCGGCCCGCCCGCACCGACCTGGGCCGGCCGCTGCGCGTCTCGATCCGCAGCAGTTGCTCGCTGGGCTGAACGGGCCACAGCGCGACGCCGTCAGCCACGCCGGCTCGCCGTTGTTGATCGTGGCGGGCGCCGGGTCCGGCAAGACCCGGGTGCTCACACACCGGATCGCCTACCTGCTCGCCGCACGGGACGTCCATCCGGGCGAGATCATCGCGATCACCTTCACCAACAAGGCCGCCGGCGAGATGAAAGAGCGTGTCGCCGCGCTGGTGGGTCCCCGGGCCCGCCTGATGTGGGTGTCGACGTTCCACTCCGCGTGCGTCCGGATTCTGCGCGCCGAGCACGAGCACGCCGGCCTCAAGTCGACGTTCTCGATCTACGACGCGGACGACTCCCGTCGGCTGATGCAGTTGGTCACCCGCGAGCTCGATCTCGACCCGAAGCGGTACCCGGCGCGCGGTCTGGCCGCCCAGGTCTCCAATCTCAAGAACGAGCTGGTCGACCCCGAGCAGTTCGCGGCGCGGGCCACCGGGCCCAACGAGCGGGCGTTGGCTGAGGCGTACACGCTCTACCAGCGCCGGCTGCGTGAGGCGCACGCACTGGACTTCGACGACCTGATCATGACCACGGTGCACCTGCTCCAGTCCCACCCGCACGTCGCGGAGAGCTACCGTCGGCGGTTCCGGCACGTGCTAGTGGACGAATACCAGGACACCAACCACGCGCAGTACACGCTGATCAAGGAGCTGGTCTCCGGCACCGACGGGCTGGACCCCGCCGAGCTGTGCGTGGTCGGCGACGCGGACCAGTCGATCTACGCGTTCCGGGGCGCGACGATCCGCAACATCCTGGAATTCGAACGCGACTTCACCGACGCGCGGACGATTCTGCTGGAGCAGAACTACCGCTCCACGCAGACCATCCTCAACGCGGCCAACGCGGTGATCGACCGGAACACCTCCCGCAAGCCCAAGCGGCTGTGGAGCGAGGCCGGCGCCGGCGAGCGGATCGTCGGGTACGTGGCCGACACCGAGCACGCCGAGGCCGACTGGGTGGCCCGGGAGATCGACCGGCTGGTCGACGCCGACGAGACCCGTCCCGGCGACGTCGCGGTCTTCTATCGCACCAACGCCCAGTCGCGCGTCTTCGAAGAGGTGTTCATCCGCGTCGGCCTGCCGTACAAGGTGGTCGGCGGGGTGCGCTTCTACGAGCGCAAGGAGGTTCGCGACGCTCTGGCGTACCTGCGTTCGGTGGTCAACGACGACGACACGGTGAGCCTGCGGCGGGTCCTCAACACCCCCCGCCGCGGGATCGGCGATCGCGCCGAGGCGTGTGTCGAGGCGCTCTCCAGCCGGGACCGGATCTCGTTCGGCGCGGCGCTGCGCCGGGCCCGGGAGGCACCGGGCATCTCCAGCCGGGCGGCCAACGGCATCGCCGACTTCGTGGCGCTGCTCGACGGTGCCCGGGAGCTGTCCGAGACCGGCACCCCGGAGGAGGTGCTGGAGGCGCTGCTGACCCGCTCGGGCTACCTCACCGAGCTGGAGGAGAGCCTGGATCCGCAGGACGCGGGCCGGGTGGACAACCTCCAGGAGCTGGTCAGCGTGGCCCGGGAGTACACCGAGCGGATCGAGGCGCTGGGCGAGGAGGGGGAGCGGGCCACCCTGGCCGGCTTCCTGGAGCAGGTGGCGCTGGTCGCCGACGCGGACCAGATCCCCTCCGACGATCCCGACCATCAGGGTGTGGTCACCCTGATGACGTTGCACACCGCCAAGGGCCTGGAATTCCCGGTGGTCTTCCTGACCGGCCTGGAGGACGGCGTCTTCCCGCACCTGCGCTCGCTGGGCGACACCCGCGAGTTGGAGGAGGAGCGTCGACTGGCGTACGTCGGCATCACCCGTGCCCGACAGCGGCTCTACCTCTCCCGGGCGGTGACCCGCTCGGCCTGGGGGCAGCCGTCCTACAACCCGCCGTCGCGGTTCCTGGAGGAGTTGCCGTCGGAGCTGGTGCACTGGGAGCGCACCGAGGGGTCGTACACCTCGTGGGCTGGCGGGGGCGGCGGCGTCGGCGGTCGTGCGGACCGCGCGCCCGGCGGGCGGGGCACCTTCACCGGAGGCACGCCGAAGGCGGCCCAGCTTGCCCAGCGGCTCGGCGTGGACGCCAGCCGGCTGACCACGGCCAGCGAGCTGCCGCAGGGGCCGAAGGTGTCTGCCGGCGACCGGGTCAATCACCAGCGGTACGGGCTGGGGCGGGTGCTCGCCGTCGAGGGGCACGGCCCGGGTGCCCGTGCGCAGATCGACTTCGGCGACCAGACCATGTGGCTGGTGCTGCGGCACGCCCCGGTCGACAAGCTCTGA
- a CDS encoding chorismate mutase translates to MSTSPTVETAGPAEPQTGTAEPTASARILEIRGRINEIDHALIALWQERAALSHEVGATRMASGGTRLVLSREREILERFRVALGADGTQLALLLLRAGRGPL, encoded by the coding sequence GTGTCCACGTCGCCGACGGTCGAAACCGCTGGGCCGGCCGAGCCACAGACCGGCACCGCGGAGCCGACCGCGTCCGCGCGGATCCTGGAGATCAGGGGACGGATCAACGAGATCGACCACGCGCTGATCGCGCTCTGGCAGGAGCGGGCCGCGTTGTCCCACGAGGTCGGGGCGACCCGGATGGCGTCCGGCGGGACACGTCTCGTGCTCTCCCGGGAACGGGAGATCCTGGAGCGGTTCCGGGTCGCGCTCGGCGCCGACGGCACCCAGTTGGCCCTGCTGCTGCTCCGCGCCGGCCGCGGCCCGCTGTGA
- a CDS encoding ABC transporter ATP-binding protein, producing MSENILEVRDLVKHYPVTQGVVFKKTVGQVKAVDGVSFGLRAGETLGVVGESGCGKSTLARVLMNLEKPTAGSVVYKGQDTSKLSGGALRRLRRQIQLVMQDPYTSLNPRMTVGDLLGEPFEIHPEVAPKGSRRAKVRELLDLVGLNPEHINRYPHQFSGGQRQRIGIARALALRPEIIVCDEPVSALDVSIQAQVMNLLEQLQGEFGLSYVFIAHDLSVVRHLSDRVAVMYLGKVVEIGTEDEIYERPTHPYTQALLSAVPVPDPTQRHNKTIIRLTGDVPSPISPPSGCRFRTRCWKAQDVCAEQVPLLEIRQDSDHPSACHFAERREIVATHEA from the coding sequence GTGTCTGAGAACATCCTCGAGGTCCGTGACCTGGTCAAGCACTACCCCGTCACGCAGGGTGTGGTGTTCAAGAAGACCGTCGGTCAGGTCAAGGCGGTCGACGGGGTCTCGTTCGGCCTGCGCGCCGGCGAGACGCTCGGCGTGGTCGGTGAGTCCGGCTGCGGCAAGTCGACCCTCGCCCGGGTGCTGATGAACCTGGAGAAGCCGACCGCCGGCAGCGTGGTCTACAAGGGCCAGGACACCTCGAAGCTGTCCGGCGGGGCGCTGCGGCGCCTCCGCCGGCAGATCCAGCTGGTCATGCAGGACCCGTACACCTCGCTGAACCCGCGGATGACCGTCGGTGACCTGCTGGGTGAGCCGTTCGAGATTCACCCGGAGGTGGCGCCGAAGGGCAGCCGTCGGGCCAAGGTCAGGGAGCTGCTCGACCTGGTCGGGCTCAACCCGGAGCACATCAACCGGTACCCGCACCAGTTCTCCGGCGGTCAGCGTCAGCGCATCGGCATCGCCCGTGCGCTCGCGCTGCGGCCCGAGATCATCGTCTGCGACGAGCCGGTGTCGGCGCTGGACGTCTCCATCCAGGCCCAGGTGATGAACCTGCTGGAGCAGTTGCAGGGCGAGTTCGGGCTCTCGTACGTCTTCATCGCGCACGACCTGTCGGTGGTTCGCCACCTGTCGGACCGGGTCGCGGTGATGTACCTCGGCAAGGTCGTCGAGATCGGCACCGAGGACGAGATCTACGAGCGGCCGACCCACCCGTACACCCAGGCTCTGCTCTCCGCGGTGCCGGTGCCGGACCCGACGCAGCGGCACAACAAGACGATCATCCGGCTCACGGGTGACGTGCCGTCGCCGATCAGCCCGCCCTCGGGCTGCCGGTTCCGGACCCGCTGCTGGAAGGCGCAGGACGTCTGCGCCGAGCAGGTCCCGTTGCTGGAGATCCGGCAGGACTCGGACCACCCGAGCGCCTGCCACTTCGCGGAGCGGCGCGAGATCGTCGCCACTCACGAGGCGTAG
- a CDS encoding ABC transporter ATP-binding protein, whose translation MSEQSAPGSGGSGRPSGRLLEVDDLRVEFRTRDGVAKVINGVTYHVDAGETLAVLGESGSGKSVTAQTIMGILDTPPGFVTGGQVRFHGKDMLGMSSEERRRIRGEGIAMIFQDALSALNPVFTVGFQIAEQFRVRRGMGRAEAKKRAIDMLDQVKIPNAKGRFNNYPHQFSGGMRQRAMIAMSLALDPEVLIADEPTTALDVTVQAQIMDLLAELQRERQMGMILITHDLGVVADVADRIAVMYAGRIVEEADVYDLYAKPAHPYTMGLIDSIPRMDEKGQQLRTIKGLPPNLMNIPPGCPFNPRCPMAQPVCREKVPPLLQVGNGRASACHFAEELVNRV comes from the coding sequence GTGTCTGAGCAGTCCGCGCCGGGATCCGGCGGGTCCGGACGTCCCTCCGGTCGGCTGCTCGAGGTCGACGACCTGCGGGTGGAGTTCCGCACCCGGGACGGCGTCGCAAAGGTCATCAACGGGGTCACGTATCACGTCGACGCGGGGGAGACCCTCGCCGTGCTCGGCGAGTCCGGCTCCGGTAAGAGCGTCACGGCGCAGACCATCATGGGCATCCTCGACACGCCACCCGGCTTCGTCACCGGTGGGCAGGTCCGCTTCCACGGCAAGGACATGCTCGGCATGTCCAGCGAGGAGCGCCGCCGCATTCGCGGTGAGGGCATCGCGATGATCTTCCAGGACGCGCTCTCCGCGCTGAACCCGGTCTTCACCGTCGGGTTCCAGATCGCCGAGCAGTTCCGGGTCCGGCGGGGCATGGGTCGCGCGGAGGCCAAGAAGCGCGCGATCGACATGCTCGACCAGGTCAAGATCCCGAACGCCAAGGGCCGGTTCAACAACTACCCGCACCAGTTCTCCGGCGGTATGCGGCAGCGCGCGATGATCGCGATGTCGCTGGCGCTCGACCCGGAGGTGCTGATCGCGGACGAGCCGACCACCGCGCTCGACGTGACCGTGCAGGCCCAGATCATGGACCTGCTGGCCGAGCTTCAGCGTGAGCGGCAGATGGGCATGATCCTGATCACCCACGACCTCGGTGTGGTCGCCGACGTCGCGGACCGGATCGCGGTCATGTACGCGGGCCGGATCGTCGAGGAAGCCGACGTCTACGACCTGTACGCCAAGCCGGCGCACCCGTACACGATGGGCTTGATCGACTCGATCCCGCGCATGGACGAGAAGGGGCAGCAGCTCCGGACGATCAAGGGCCTCCCGCCGAACCTGATGAACATCCCACCGGGCTGCCCGTTCAACCCGCGCTGCCCCATGGCTCAGCCGGTGTGCCGGGAGAAGGTCCCGCCACTGCTGCAGGTGGGCAACGGCCGGGCCAGCGCCTGCCACTTCGCCGAGGAGCTGGTGAACCGTGTCTGA
- a CDS encoding ABC transporter permease gives MSDPSTASIVSTPGAQPTESAAPATAGQPQSNDKPRGLLGDAWRDLRRKPLFWISVTLIVIFLLMAAFPALFAPGDAVNGSLTNSLKKPSADGWFGYDVQGRDVYARTIYGARASIIVAVLSVIGTLLVGGAMGIIAGYRGGWVDGLLSRIADVFFGLPFVLGAIVILTTFNGSGSGNSKAQIMGLVIVSLIVLSWPVVMRLMRSSVLATKEADYIVAARALGAGTGRIILKHLLPNCLAPLLVYGTIMVGSFIGAEATLSFLGVGLKSPVVSWGIMISGGKDFIRVAPGLVFFPAAFLVTAVLSFVMLGEAVREALDPKLR, from the coding sequence ATGAGTGACCCAAGTACCGCATCGATCGTCAGCACCCCTGGCGCACAGCCGACCGAATCCGCCGCCCCCGCCACCGCGGGCCAGCCGCAGAGCAACGACAAGCCGCGTGGCCTGCTCGGTGACGCTTGGCGGGACCTGCGGCGCAAGCCGCTGTTCTGGATCTCGGTCACGCTGATCGTGATCTTCCTCCTGATGGCGGCCTTCCCGGCGCTGTTCGCGCCCGGCGACGCCGTCAATGGATCGCTGACGAACAGCCTCAAGAAGCCGTCCGCCGATGGTTGGTTCGGCTACGACGTGCAGGGCCGCGATGTCTACGCCCGGACCATCTACGGTGCGCGGGCGTCCATCATCGTCGCCGTGCTCTCCGTGATCGGCACCCTGCTCGTCGGCGGAGCGATGGGCATCATCGCCGGCTACCGCGGCGGCTGGGTCGACGGTCTGCTGAGCCGGATCGCCGACGTCTTCTTCGGTCTGCCCTTCGTGCTCGGCGCGATCGTCATCCTGACCACGTTCAACGGTTCGGGCTCCGGCAACAGCAAGGCCCAGATCATGGGCCTGGTGATCGTCTCGCTGATCGTGCTGAGCTGGCCGGTCGTCATGCGGTTGATGCGTTCCTCGGTGCTCGCCACCAAGGAGGCCGACTACATCGTCGCGGCCCGCGCCCTGGGCGCCGGCACCGGCCGGATCATCCTGAAGCACCTGCTGCCGAACTGCCTGGCCCCGCTGCTGGTCTACGGCACGATCATGGTCGGCTCGTTCATCGGCGCCGAGGCCACCCTGTCGTTCCTGGGCGTCGGCCTGAAGTCGCCGGTGGTGTCTTGGGGCATCATGATCAGCGGCGGTAAGGACTTCATCCGGGTCGCGCCAGGGCTGGTCTTCTTCCCCGCCGCGTTCCTCGTCACCGCAGTGCTGAGCTTCGTGATGCTCGGTGAGGCGGTCCGCGAGGCCCTCGATCCGAAACTCCGCTAG
- a CDS encoding ABC transporter permease: protein MGRYLLRRLLQLVPVFIGTTFLIYWLVWAVPGDPFAGKCGERRCPDQYIAFMTEKYHLDQNVFVQYANYMKNLLQGDFGQTFSQQEISDIIATAYPNTLKLALVALAIEAVIGLGAGVLTGLRRNGFLDNLVLVSTLFLIALPVFVVGFVLQWLLGVQWHIVKPTVSSEMRWSELIVPGFVLGSASVAYIARVARTSIAENRRADYVRTAIAKGLPMRRVVGVHLLRNSLIPVVTLLGTDLGALMGGAIVTEGIFGINGIGRSVYRAIVTKESATVVGIVVVLVLVYLVMNLLVDLLYAALDPRIRYE from the coding sequence ATGGGCCGTTATCTGTTGAGACGGCTGCTGCAACTCGTGCCGGTCTTCATCGGTACGACGTTCCTGATCTACTGGCTCGTCTGGGCTGTTCCCGGCGATCCGTTCGCAGGAAAGTGCGGCGAGCGTCGCTGCCCGGACCAGTACATCGCCTTCATGACCGAGAAGTACCACCTGGACCAGAACGTCTTCGTGCAGTACGCCAACTACATGAAGAACCTGCTCCAGGGTGACTTCGGTCAGACCTTCTCGCAGCAAGAGATCAGCGACATCATCGCGACCGCGTACCCGAACACGCTGAAGCTGGCCCTGGTGGCGCTCGCCATCGAGGCCGTGATCGGCCTCGGCGCCGGCGTGCTGACCGGTCTGCGGCGCAACGGCTTCCTGGACAACCTGGTCCTGGTCTCCACCCTCTTCCTGATCGCGCTGCCGGTCTTCGTGGTCGGCTTCGTGCTCCAGTGGCTGCTGGGCGTGCAGTGGCACATCGTCAAGCCGACCGTCTCCTCCGAGATGCGGTGGTCCGAGCTGATCGTGCCGGGCTTCGTGCTCGGCAGCGCGTCAGTGGCGTACATAGCCCGGGTGGCACGTACGAGCATCGCGGAGAACCGTCGCGCGGACTACGTACGGACTGCCATCGCCAAGGGCCTGCCGATGCGCCGGGTGGTAGGCGTTCACCTGCTGCGCAACTCGCTCATCCCCGTGGTGACCCTGCTCGGCACCGACCTCGGCGCACTGATGGGCGGCGCGATCGTCACCGAGGGGATCTTCGGCATCAACGGTATCGGCCGCTCGGTGTATCGCGCGATCGTGACCAAGGAAAGCGCCACCGTGGTGGGCATCGTGGTCGTCCTAGTGCTGGTCTATCTCGTGATGAACCTGCTGGTTGACCTGCTTTACGCCGCCTTGGACCCGAGGATTCGTTATGAGTGA
- a CDS encoding peptide ABC transporter substrate-binding protein, translating into MRVSKRATSAIALSAAAALVASGCSSGGDGDAAAGADGAIVVHGVQPENPLVPSNTTETGGGKVIDWLWTGLVEYPNDGGAPRNALAESINTTDSKVFTIKIKKGTKFHDGTEVKAKNFVDAWNWAAYSPNGAQNGTFFADIAGFDQTYTSDPDGPDGPQKAPAPTAEKLSGLKVVDDQTFEVTLAAPTAVFPTKLGYSAFMPLPDAFFTMKPEEFGKKPIGNGPVKFVSWSDNVLIKLTRFDDYNLRDKMKIKDVDVKLYQDETAAYADLLANNLDFMEVVPTSALAGDKWKTDLGERGLSTVTPSTALIAFPFYDKRFQNAKLRRAVSLAINRQEISDKIFFGTRKPADSWANPLTPGAKPGNCTACKFDPATAKTLLAEAGGFTGEMVFYYNADSSHGDWMDAVAQQIKTNLGINARAEGVPTFAVFRQNVNAHKMTGPYRAAWQQDYPDVENWINPLYVTGGSSNDGLYSNKEVDALAKEASAAPSLEASHEAFAKAVEKVDQDVPSIPIYFYGQQSGHSEKIKKLELNNVGEIDITSVEL; encoded by the coding sequence ATGAGAGTCTCGAAGCGGGCGACGAGCGCTATCGCGCTCAGCGCGGCTGCCGCGCTTGTCGCGAGCGGTTGCTCGAGCGGTGGCGACGGCGATGCTGCCGCCGGCGCGGACGGCGCGATCGTTGTCCACGGTGTCCAGCCGGAGAACCCGCTGGTTCCGTCGAACACCACGGAGACCGGCGGTGGCAAGGTCATCGACTGGCTGTGGACCGGCCTGGTCGAGTACCCGAACGACGGTGGGGCCCCGCGCAACGCGCTGGCGGAGTCCATCAACACCACGGACTCCAAGGTCTTCACGATCAAGATCAAGAAGGGTACCAAGTTCCACGACGGTACCGAGGTGAAGGCGAAGAACTTCGTCGACGCCTGGAACTGGGCTGCCTACTCGCCGAACGGCGCGCAGAACGGCACCTTCTTCGCCGACATCGCGGGCTTCGACCAGACCTACACGTCTGACCCGGATGGCCCGGACGGTCCGCAGAAGGCCCCGGCCCCGACCGCTGAGAAGCTGTCCGGCCTGAAGGTCGTCGACGACCAGACCTTCGAGGTCACCCTGGCGGCGCCGACCGCGGTCTTCCCGACCAAGCTCGGCTACAGCGCCTTCATGCCGCTGCCGGACGCCTTCTTCACCATGAAGCCCGAGGAGTTCGGCAAGAAGCCGATCGGCAACGGCCCGGTGAAGTTCGTGTCGTGGAGCGACAACGTCCTCATCAAGCTGACGCGCTTCGACGACTACAACCTGCGCGACAAGATGAAGATCAAGGACGTTGACGTCAAGCTGTACCAGGACGAGACGGCCGCCTACGCCGACCTGCTGGCGAACAACCTCGACTTCATGGAGGTTGTCCCCACCTCGGCGCTCGCCGGTGACAAGTGGAAGACCGACCTCGGTGAGCGGGGCCTGTCGACCGTCACGCCGTCGACCGCGCTGATCGCGTTCCCGTTCTACGACAAGCGCTTCCAGAACGCGAAGCTGCGTCGCGCCGTCTCGCTGGCGATCAACCGGCAGGAGATCTCGGACAAGATCTTCTTCGGCACCCGCAAGCCGGCCGACAGTTGGGCGAACCCGCTGACCCCGGGCGCCAAGCCGGGTAACTGCACCGCCTGCAAGTTCGACCCGGCCACGGCCAAGACGCTGCTGGCCGAGGCCGGCGGCTTCACCGGTGAGATGGTCTTCTACTACAACGCTGACTCCAGCCACGGTGACTGGATGGACGCCGTTGCGCAGCAGATCAAGACCAACCTCGGCATCAACGCTCGGGCCGAGGGTGTGCCGACGTTCGCGGTCTTCCGCCAGAACGTCAACGCCCACAAGATGACCGGCCCGTACCGCGCTGCCTGGCAGCAGGACTACCCGGACGTCGAGAACTGGATCAACCCGCTCTACGTCACGGGTGGCTCCTCGAACGACGGTCTGTACAGCAACAAGGAGGTCGACGCCCTGGCCAAGGAGGCCAGCGCCGCGCCGAGCCTGGAGGCCTCGCACGAGGCGTTCGCCAAGGCCGTCGAGAAGGTCGACCAGGACGTCCCGAGCATCCCGATCTACTTCTACGGTCAGCAGTCTGGCCACTCGGAGAAGATCAAGAAGCTCGAGCTGAACAACGTCGGCGAGATCGACATCACCTCGGTCGAGCTCTGA
- a CDS encoding response regulator — protein sequence MAEQSTEHLDPADARPERLRVFLVDDHAMFRAGVRAELGAHVEVVGEASTVAEAVTRIAAVGPDVVLLDVHMPDGGGRAVLEAMRRTHPQVKFLALSVSDAAEDVIGLIRAGARGYVTKTISPDELAAAIRRVADGDAVFSPRLAGFVLDAFAARPDAPVADPELDQLTNREREVLRLLARGYAYKEIAKELFISIKTVETHVSNVLRKLQMSNRYELSRWAADRRLV from the coding sequence ATGGCCGAGCAGTCGACCGAGCACCTCGACCCGGCGGATGCCCGCCCCGAGCGGCTGCGGGTGTTCCTGGTGGACGATCACGCCATGTTCCGGGCCGGGGTGCGCGCGGAGCTGGGCGCCCACGTCGAGGTGGTGGGCGAGGCGAGCACGGTGGCCGAGGCGGTCACCCGGATCGCCGCTGTCGGACCGGACGTGGTGCTGCTCGACGTGCACATGCCCGACGGCGGCGGACGCGCGGTGCTGGAGGCGATGCGGCGTACCCACCCGCAGGTCAAGTTCCTGGCGCTGAGCGTCTCCGACGCGGCGGAGGACGTCATCGGGTTGATCCGTGCCGGTGCTCGGGGTTACGTCACCAAGACCATCTCCCCGGACGAGCTTGCCGCGGCGATCCGCCGGGTGGCGGACGGGGACGCGGTGTTCAGCCCCCGGCTGGCCGGGTTCGTGTTGGACGCCTTCGCAGCCCGACCGGACGCTCCGGTGGCCGACCCCGAGCTGGACCAGCTCACCAACCGTGAGCGGGAGGTGCTGCGGCTGCTGGCCCGGGGGTACGCGTACAAGGAGATCGCCAAGGAGCTGTTCATCTCCATCAAGACGGTGGAGACGCACGTGTCGAACGTGCTGCGCAAGCTTCAGATGTCCAACCGTTACGAGCTTTCCCGCTGGGCGGCGGATCGCCGGCTCGTCTGA